AGTCTGCATTGGTCATTTACTCTCTGCATGCTTCGTTCTTTTCAAAATGGCCCTACTGTCACATGAATCATGTGTCATTTCATGCTAGATTCCTGTTGGATGTTTTATGGCCCCAAGTCACAATAAGTTGAAACACTCTTTCATGTTCCCTCTGAATGTCACTAGCACACACTAGCAGTAATTGGTCCCtgtgtgtttttgaaaaaaaaaaaaaaagaaagtatggCCATCAGAACAATGTCCAAAGATCCCAGGTCTTGGTAAAATATTGTCTAGGATATACATCACAGTGTGTgccaatgcaaaaacaaaaaaaagaaagaaagaaagaaatagacAAGAAGGAAAGATAAGAATACACAAAGACTAGGAGTCAACTAGCTAACAGGACACATATGGAAGCCATCAAGAACATCACATGGAGAACACaggaaaactaaagaaaataagACAGATGAAGATTCACATGGAGTAGCCTTCAAAATAAACgaggaaaacaatgaaaaactgaACATATTTGATACTGAGACAACTATAATTAGGACTCATTCATTAAAAACTTGGCATAGATTTAGGAGCAGTAAATGATGATTGAATGGCAAGTTGTCCACATGGGACTCATGAAACCATGTTTACACTGGTCAATACCAGAGTATGAGCCATTAGATTCTGATAAAGCTGTAAGTTGTAAAAGTTGTCATTTCCATACCGTTCTCACAATTATTTTAGGTTTCGATAGTGTCGCTTGCAGACTTAATAAAATTGTTAAACTGAAGATAAAGTAGTGTGCTTTTCTGTTAGATTTGAAAGAGATATAACCACATAAGATTGGCATCGTGGGAGAAAAAGATCATTAAACAGTTTCTCACACAAAAATATTAGAACTTCTGGATGAAGCCCTGTCTCCATCTGACAGACGTCACCCCCATATTAGCTAATCACACTTTACAGCACCAAATCTAACCAGACTTTTCAGTGCAATAACGTGCAGACCTGCACAGGCCAAAATGATGCCACACACATTGTCCTGCTTGTACATACATAACTCCAAAAGGAAACCCTGAGAGAAATGAATCTAACTTAATAGGTACATATTACTGGGTAAGAAATCTTTTTGATCCAGAAAACCCTTGCCTTCTTTGTGCAGATATGCAGAGATCCGGAGCTGCAGAGTATCTAAATGTCCAATCATTCTGGCAGTTGTCTTGTTGGATTTAAAGAGTCTCCCACCAATTACCTATTTTCTtcaccaaaaaacaaatatatgctTCCCAGATGTACATGCAGCAGGCATGAGAACTGGTGTAAACAATCCCTCCAATTAACTTCAGAACAAGAATTAAGTAGGGAGAGATGAAGAGATGAGTTGACACAGAGCTGCAAcagcagaaaaaacagaatAGTAGTACTATGCTCTAAGCTGCACTTGGCTAACTGCTGTGTTATACAATAGATTTATAGTCATTTAATTTAGTCTTATTATCCAGCTACAATTTCCGCTGCTGTGAAATTTTCTCTAGGAGACCCCATCCTGTTTGCTGACATAAGCAAATGGTAAATGTTAAATAGatcaattaaaaatataataaagtttctcaaaacataaataaaccacagaaaatgtatttcattgctTAACACCTGGAAATGGTCGTCTTGTCTCACATAATAACCAAAATGACCACAAATCAATGTAGCAATTGCTGTTATCTATGTGATCCCCCAGCAAGTATCAGCAGCTCAGCAAGCCGACAAGTCACCTTTCCATGCTTGTGGCTCATACATGTACCACAGCAAATAATTAATCCGATGCTCTTGACTGCAAGAAGATACTACATTGTTGACACCTGGGTGTGTTCCCCAGTTAGTTACCTTAGGCAAGCGTTTGGCTTTTTCCATATGCATgccattatttttgttaaaaactaaTGCACTAGCTGTTTAAAAAGTTCCAACATATTATTCTACAGCTAGAAGCACACAGAACATTGGCAAGAGGAACATAATGGTTCTGTGCAAACAGTCTGCATTTAATCACATGTACTTTACAGcttcagagtaattttattttaagtacAGCACCAACTGCTGTCTACACATGTTTTCCTTCTCTGTCCTGTCAAAACAAGTAGGTAAGCGAGCAATTTCAATTATTTTCTAATTGAAGGGtgtgtattcaattcaattgtcAAAGTTAACTGATGAAGCAACATTGGtgaaatatatcactgaatAGACACATCAATTGAAATCCTGCACTGCTAGATAAAACTTTGCACTAAATGCCGTAAATCCAACCTCCCCTCAAACACACGTTTGATGAAGGAAGACCAAAGACTTTAGGTACTGCAAGAGATAATGTTTCATGTTCCTCAACAACCAGCTTTTCCAAAACAGCACAGACAATCTCATTCACAGTCACTAATGCTCATTTAATCAAAtgcactactggtcaaaagttttagacacactttcacatttaatggtttctttatgttaatgactatttacattgtacgtagattctcactgaagacatcaaaactgtgaatgaacacaaatgaaattattcaattcagtttttatttagcgCCAGATCACAATACATGTCGTCTAAACACACTTTACATAGGCCAATTTAATCGAATTATACGGATTTCAAGTCGGGTATatacattacaattaatcctaactatcaaactgtgcagtcaaattcagtttaatattcacattggtcaaaagttttttttaatctaaggaaacccagcagattgcatcgagtcagtgacttgcagcattcactcctggatGTGCCTGTAGTGACAGTGCACAGTCGCttgaattgactttgcagcaatgcctcatactgaacatgcatgaaGCCGCAGTGGACAGgaatgtagcaaacaaaaaattgtaaattaactttaaatgtgttttatattttagattcctttgctgtgatgactgaaatattaacctttggccatctctcaatgCACCTCTGGGAAGTTATTTCACTCTTTGGAAAACTTTTTCAGGTGACCATCTAATGTAGTTCAAGGAGATAATGCCAAGAGACTAaggcagtaatcaaagcaaagggatggtattttgaagaatataaaatataaaaatttgttatttcacacttttgatttactacataattccatatgtgttcattcatagttttgattacTTTGATGAGAATCTCACAATGTGAATAGTCCTGAAAATAAAGACACCCATTAGGTGAAAAAAACGTCTTATATTATTAAGCTTGGGTCACAACGAATGAAAAATACATGGTATTGTAAACTGTTTCTATATCCTGTATCTTTGGTATATACTCCTTAGAGTTTTTTATGTGTTCTTTGTTTCCTTCAGGCGAGGTGACGTatcaaactgcaacaagcaCAGCTGGTCCAAATAATGGTAAATATGATGAAAACCATGGGATAACTATGCAATTTTGTAACTTTCAGGCATTTTGTAGACATCCTTGAAGTACcgagaaaaatttaaaaagcgGCTACTTTGCCGCAACAAGTATCAAAGCGTATTCTTCTTGGTGTCCACAGGGACCAATGGCTCTACTACTGctaccagaaccactgctggaCTACAGTTAAGTACCTTACAGTGGAATGAACCCAGTGGAGGTTCTCCAACTTCTGCTGCTACTCCAGCTGTTGTCACAATGAACAAAAGCAACAATGAGGATAGAGGTTCCTCGGTGGACACCAATGGCACATTCTCAAATAACACCACACCGATTCATCCAATTGTGGTAAGGATCTCATCATCCTTAACTCTTAAAACTTTTCAGAGGTCCATCAGCAAAACACAGGAAATATTGTGCACCTTTGAGCAAAGTGTGAtttgatctttctttctgtctttacaGTCTGAAGTTAAGTGTGTTGGAAAGGGGGAAATCAAAAGTGGTGTCAAGGATAAAGTAACAGAAACAAAGGACTGTGTGAGTACaagtgtttgtcttttttacagCTCCCTATACATTTCTGTGCTGCCTCCTCACTGTAGATAATATGAAGCAACCAACAAGCTGCAATTTTTGGCATGAACCATGTAAGGCTGCAGCAACAGGAGTAGAGAAAGCTGATCCTCCGACTGTCTTGTTCCTTTTAGAAGAAGACCTTTATGACCCTCTGTAAACTGTACTCTGCTTAAATCTACTTAAAGGAAGTAGATGCAATAGCACGTGTCTCAAAAGTGGCCCAGACATGGTTACAGACCTTTTCTCAGAAATctttaaatgttgaaaatcCTGAGCTCCTGGTGTAAGATATTTCAAGAGATGACAGCTGAGGTTTCATTACTTGTTCTGGGACCACTTAGGAGAAACGTGGGTTCCTTTGCAGGTTTTTATATTACAACACCTAGCATACAGTAGACTTAgtcaaacaaaataagaaaaacataaacaactaCTTTCTAATACCTCACAATGGTCAAAAGgttatttttgcagtttttaaatccTGTTACCTCATACCCCTATTACACTACTGAAACTGGTGTAAGATGGTGGTTTTGAGGGAAACACTCTGTACTCCAGACATTGAACTTCTGTCGGTATCATTGCGCCTGCATTACTTACTGTACTTAGGGTATACCCTCAGCTGTTTGTAATGCTTGTTTACCTTCACACGAAAGTGATTTCAACCAATGTAACTGTTCAAAGTCACCATGTGGCTTTTAACAATATGTCACTTGTCCTGCACAGCATATAAAATGTCTCAGTCTGTTCTGGTTCAATTAAAGGGGCATATAGATCCGTCTGCAGAGACCCACTTGTTGGTACATCCGACCACAACATCATCTATCTGTCCCCATATTTCCAGCCCATTaaaaaaagggttaaacatGAGCACCACTGAGTCCCGGTGTGGTCAGATGATTCCACTGAATGTCTCCAGGAACGTTTTTAAAGATGCTTCTGGGGATCTAAATAAACTACCTGAAACTGTGTCAGCATATATCACCTTCTGTGAGGACTTAATCATTTCCTGAAAATTATGTCAAACATTTCTAAACACCAAACCTTGATTCTGTCAGGAAAGTTATTATTGagagaaataaaagttttaatcaGGGGAGTTTGATTTTCTATCATGACCAACAAAAGGAGGTGAAAAGGAAGCACAACTTCATCAGAGAAATAAGGTACAGTCTGTTCACCTCCGGAATCTCCCGCCCAACAGGCAAATGATACCATTGCCACCCTGCTTAACATGACATTTACCCACCTTGAGGGAGCAAATACCTTCGTGCTGTTGCTCTTTATTGACTTTTCATTGGCCTTTAATTCCATCCAACCCCTCATACTGGCAGAGTGACTAAAATAGAGCAATGTGGATACAGCCTTGATCTTATGGCTAATTGACCTCCTGACAAATTGGACACAGTGGGTCAAAGTAAATGGCACACTGTTTGATGCAGTGGTGTCTTCTACAGGTGTTCCTCGGGGTtgcatgtttgttgttgtttacacAAATATGTGCAAAAGTTGGCATTAGGACCATTGTATTATAAGGTTTGCGGACAGTCATTTTGTCCCTGTTGAATGGTGATGCCCCTACTGGTCACGGACCTGTACAGCAGGATTTTCCGGAGTGGTGCCAGTTGTCTTTCTTGCACATTTACGTGtccaaaatgaaagaaatgtgcATTAACTTTAGGAAGGCTTCTCTCCCTTTCCATCTAGTCTTTAAAAATGGACAGACAGTGGAGGTGGTGCTAAAATACAAGTACCGGGCAAAAAGATGGAAAACAAATTGAGATTTGAGTCCCAGGCTGATGGAGTGTGCAGGAAACCCTACCAGAGGATGCACTTTAACTGAAAATTGAGGAGTTTAAACATTAAGCGagtcttttgctttgtttcaCAATATGCTGGTCAAGCTGCACAGACATAAAGCAGCAAGTCACATCTGAGCACCGTACTCCACAGATTTGGTTTATTACTATCAAAACCATCTACAGAACTCAAACTAAAGCAGGAACTACACCAGGAACAAACCGTAAAATGTTTTAGGCAACTTATAAAAGGAAAGATTCAAAAAACAATAACAGGCTATTTATTTCATATGTGTTGATACTTTTCACATATGGTTAACATTCTCTATGTTAAGGCAATCTAAACCACATGTTTAGTGCAAAAGGGTTTGTAATTGTATTGCAAATTAAGgctaaaaaattatttgtcaATGAatcctttacaaataaaagacaTAGAAACGAGTTTCCTGCACAGGAGAGAACTTGCTGGTTTTATTTACTTCTCGCCTGTTAGCTACTGTCCTTAAACAGGTAAGAGTTTCCACAGAGTCCAGCTGTGGGCCCCTCCCACCTAACTGGGAGTTTGGGGTCACTGAGTGCTGTCTTGCTCCCATTACAGTAGAAAGATGAACTAAGTGTTACGCAAGAAGGTGACATCACATATTATGGATAAGGTGGggtaaaaaaaaaggcatgGTCAGTATGTTTTTGAACAATGATTTCTCTTCTCATCTGACAAAGTTCTGTGTGGAAAATGGACCAGTGTCTTGATGTATGTTCAACTTTTCCTCATTTTTGATTGAaagtcttttattatttttgaaactGCGGTAATATACATTATAGCattagttgaggtggctcgggcatctatatcggatgcctcctcgggaggtgttccaggcacgtcccaccgggaggaggcccaggggacggcccaggacacactggagggactatgtctctcggctggcctgggaacgccttgagcTAATGTTGTCCAGTAAGACAACATTATTGTATGTTAGTTTATTACAAACAGCTAATTAAATTTTACCTGGAAATTCTGGGATGGTCAtcaaaaactaatgaaaatgaattcagttttttctctattaaccaaattttatttaaatgttttctccaacattttttttttaaactttcttaTAGTTGGGTTCGACAAATGTTGAAATTCCACCATCATCTGGTTCTTCTGTATTTGTGGGAATCCTGGTCACTGGTCTTCTTGCTGCCCTTGCAATCATTGTGGGGTACTTCAAGTGTCAACAGAGGCCTGATACTAAGGGGGCAAAGCTGGTAAGaacgttttttatttgttctgttttgagtTAAATATAGTAAATTCTACACTTTTTTATATCCTtggtaaaatacaataaaacattttaaaatacattaattctTTATTTCATATCTCAAACTGAAATCTTCAGAAAAACCCAGCTTTAAATTATAAGTACATCTATTCTGTGCAATTACAAAATCAACAATAAAACACTTATTGGTACCCCTAACATTCCCTATAAAATGAACATACCTGAAGCAAGTTCCCATAACAGTCATTTGATGCTGTGTACACTCTGTTAAAGGTTTAGAATCCTCATAATACCTTACATATAGAGAATCCACTCTTAGTATTTTCAGTGTCTTCATAGACTAAAGCTAATAGCTAATCCGTTTGGGACCAAGAACAAATCAGATTTCTACTGTCTTAACAAAGTTTCAGTCTCAAAAATTTCAAAGCAGTTCATGCTGAGGCTTTTTATGAACCAATAACAGCCATCATGTTTACTTTATTCATGTAGAGGTGTATGTTTATTTACACTGGAGAACACTGGAGGGTTGTATGTGATGCTCTTCAGATGATCGTCTATGTGAAACAAGTACAGATAACGGAAACTTGCTAAGCATATCAGGTCAGATAAACTGTCTAATATAAAAGTAATgtggtttaataacaaaaaaatattcgGTAGTTCACACAAATGTGAATACTATTATGTTTACACTGTCTAACCTTTTCAATTTGACAACTAACTTGTAAATCAAAAGACTCCTACGTGAACAAGTGACAGTAATTTAAAAGTTTACAAAATAAGATTCCTGTGAACCACCTTTCAATTTTTTAAACTGGAGTTGTTTGGAGTCTGTAGAAATTTGGCTTTGGTACTCACCCCACCCAGACAAGCAATTAGCTTCAGCTTGTTTGACTACTGAATCATTATTTCTACAAACAATGATGCTACCTATGGAATTGGTGGTAGGTAGATATTAACAGCTCATAACCCTTCAACAGAAGcccattttaaaaagtttactgtttatatttttccacTGTGAACATCAAGACAGCTTGTACACAATAAAAGTGTTGCATTATGTGGAGCacatattttgaataaatcaaaTTGTTTATAAGAATTGTTCCTATAATTTAATAACAGCTCTTGTGTTAGCCAAATACAATCTGATTTATAGTTGTGCATCATTCTTCAATACGTAAGATTTGTTTCAGGATCTGTTTTGAGTTTCCATGTCTTGCCTTCTTAGCATCGTGTTAACACACATAAATGGTCAATGATTTTTTAGAGCCGCTCATATTTGCTGGTGATTAGGTAATTAGCTTAATTAGCATCACCTTGCCATTTCATtatctaaatgttttacaagGCAACAATTTTGCTTTTACACATTGTTTGTGCATTGCAGATAAATGTGTAATGGGGCAGtgtaatgtttaattttaagaTTATATTTGTCTAATATCAATACCTCGTAAAGAGTAAAAGATTTTCCACAGAACAggcaacattttattcttttaaaaatgaaaattgttCTGTCTTTGCAGGAAGAGGAAGCCTACCCAGTGGATCAGGAGAATCAGGGGAACACCCTTGCATCTGAGGCCCCTCTGAACCCCCCTCAAGAAACTCAGGAGAAACCCAGCATTAATGGAGAGTCCCCCGAGGCAGTGAAGACCGAGACCTCTCCACCCACCAACGGACACTCCACTGCAAAGACGGCAGACACAGAGCTGTAAAACCACCCCACAACTGCTACAGTCCAGGAACTTCCTCCCGCTAATACATTTATCCACATAGATCCAAACATGCCCACACAAAGAAATTTGGTATCTCATCCTGCTCAACCACAGAGGCTACAGCAAAGGAAAAAGTGGATATCATAATAACCACTCTTAGAGCTACAGCTTTGCTACAGTCCTCTTCCTCTTAGGCTGTTTGCCTTAATAAACATCAGGAAAACTAGTCTGACCATGATAATATTGGCAGAGAAAAATGATACTGATGGAAGATGGAAGACTCAGTCCCTTGGTTTCTGATGGCAGTCAGAGTGAGATCACCAAGAGGAGGTTGGCAGttctttttcttacatttatcagCACCGACTCTTATGACTGCAGCCAGTGACATGCTGTTGAATCCAACAGAGTCTAACAAATTTCATCTGGTTTAAATCACTCCAAATATAAATCCTGTTTTACACGATAAACACGTGAATAAAAATGTCTATAAAACCTTTCCATGTTAAgccagaaaagacaaaacaagaagcgaaatctgTTTACAAACCTGTCTGACAAGAAACACATACTGTACATGTTCAAATGTTTGCTAAATGTGtgttaacatttatttactgtAGATCTGCGCCATTCATAGGCTGTATATATCAGTACATGCATCCAGGCTTGTCTTTCATTCTGTACCTTATCTTTGAGGTCTTGATAAAGTGTGTAAGattttttgagttatttttggAATAATTCGTGTgaatatgaatgttacattagCATTGTAAtctgtacagttttttttttttttattagttgatGGTTAAATGAGCAGCAGTGGAAATTGAAGTttctttttgtactttttgaaCCATGAGGAAGCTGCCCAATCAAACCATGGGTTGTTCaatcaaaaagagaaaagaccAACCGACAATCACTGTCagcttttttgtcatgtttgtcaGTGTTACTCTGGTTTTAGTATAAAACTGTGTTGTTTATCCACTTCGCATATGTATTTGTGCCTAATATGTCAATTCATGACCCACATTGTTCTAAAAAATAAGATTTGTTCCAACTAAACAATGTTTAATGTTGTTCGAACTGATTTTGATATACGATGTGAGTGATGGaaaccgaagtcaaattccttgtttgtgcagacaaacatggccaataaagttgattctgataaAAAGTTTGATCTTCACTATACTTAAAGATTGGgatgattgttttttattgtttataattcctttgatgttgttttggggtttgtatttttcttctttggaaatgttttgtaacaacttttaaaatacagttcagatTGTGTAATGCCAACATCAAAAAGCAAACTGAAAAAGGCTtgaattttgtaaaaaaaaaaaaaaaaaaaagtaataaataatCACCTCCTGCTTCTTTATTTTATGCATAGGTCTTTCTTTAAACGTGGTTCCTATGTCTTAAAATGTCAAGAAAGTATGAAATGAGATTTTGTTAATTTCCAAGTcttgaaaaaacagaaaactgaatttgaaaaatctatttaatcaatgttttataaaatatgtaatgatttttttatcaaaacaacGTCCTCAGTGACTTGAGTGTTATTCAACTCATTCATCATTTTagtttttgagtttctgactgAGATacataaaaaatcaaaaatgattaaaagtaATGTTTGTAGCTTTAGACAATTTTAGAACAGGATATAAACTAGACCAGTTGTTCTGAAACTGGGTGTGGTTTCAATGCCAAGTATTAAAACTCCTGttgtttcagtgttttatgaacaaaataaaaatatgatgcATCACAAACTAGGTTTAACAGTCCAACAGTCCATATAACAGTCCAAATTTGACAAATTTAAGTATAACAGGTTTTGAAACAGAGCTGATTTAAGCTGGTCCAGATAATGTTTTTCTACACTACTGAACCTTAAACTGATTTCAACCTCCAGGAGCCAAACAactggttttgttttctttgttatttGTGGAACTTTCAGATAATAAAACCCAATTGGTTGAATGTTTTATACTGAAATGTCCAGAGTTGTATAAGAACTATGTGATTAGAAATGTGAAATTAGAGTCTGGGAAagaatacaattttaaaatggaacAATTGTAAGAACCCATGACAGTTACAACTTTCCTGCATTTTCAGTCACCCGTGATTTTAGATGGTAAAATATGGTTAGTGTACCCTTTGATGCATACATTTTTTTACGAACTGCATCATGCCTTTGCATGTCACAAAAATTATACTTTACATCAAAAATGGAAATACAGGTAGTATGAGGTTGGTGGTAAGGTACATATCAATTGTCGAGATATGAAAAGTAGTTAGACCTACATCCAAAACTAATaccctgaaaaaaacatttcacagttCAGTGTCAATGTTGCTTAGGATAAGACAATACGGTTCTGGGGAAGGATAAATAGCATATAGTAAGCTCTAAATTTTAATATGTGTTTAAAGCATTAACATTTCCTCCCTAAGTAAACAACAGGTCAGTTTAAATGATTAGCATTTAAAAAGTATGCATTTTTATTGTGGTGCTGCTACATTTTGAATATGTAGCCCCAGCACTACTTACTTTGTAAACTTCATTGTAATATGATTGTAACTTCTGacagatttaatattttcagcCCCCtttcattaaaaatacataaaaagatgttttctttagtttttgtttcaggAAAAATTCAGAAGATCTCACCGACCCATGTGCACATACTTCCACACATGCTTGTGCCTACATACATCTGTTCAACGATTCATGGGGAATTGAAATCCCACACAGCCCATAAGGTTGGACAGCTGGTTTGCATAAGCAGCAGTTATGACATCACTTCACACAGTTTTGTCTTGGCGCACCTGGGTGTGGCAGCAAAAACATTTCCCCCTCTGAGAATCAAATGGCAAGCAGTGTGTTCGTGAGCCTTTCACAATATCATTTTGACAAAGAGAacggatttgtttttttttttatcctggaTTTACAATTCAAAATGTGTACAATGTCCTGTATTTCCCCTTTAAGAGAGCATAACGCCTGCATCTGagtgattttatttagaaaattctATCTGAATTCCTACCCTGCAATGTCCCTTTCCATATCCCATCAGCAAAATAAATTTCTCCAGGATCAGTGTGCACAGCAAGAAAGCCCAACATATGAAGCATTTACTGTAGAGATGAATATAGGTAAACCTGTTCATCTACAATTTCTAAGACACAATGCCTGCCTCTTGGAAGGTTTAAAGGGATAAATCTTTGTGTAAAATACCAAACACATTTAGCATCTGGATTCATCACTGAACATAACATTCCTCCTCAAGTTTAGGTTCCAAAGCACATATCGCTGACACCGGCAGAACTGGGCCGAACAGTGAAGGGAAACCATAGCAGCCCAATGAGAGATTGACTGTATGCTGTTTGCTCCAGATTGTAAGGGTAGAGGCCATTTTGTCCTGCAAACCTCGACTGTAAAAGACTGCTCACGGTTCATAAGAGTTGACAGGTTTTTCTTGCGATGTTTGCTTGGAAAGCAGACATCACACATAATACAGCAGTTTGGTTTTGCAGAACATCAGCTTTAAGTTTCCCTACAGCATACAACCTTTCCAGATCAGTCAAACATGGCATTATTTGGGGAGACACCAAGTGACCACTCAGATTTGCTGCAAAAAAGCTACC
This DNA window, taken from Girardinichthys multiradiatus isolate DD_20200921_A chromosome 1, DD_fGirMul_XY1, whole genome shotgun sequence, encodes the following:
- the cd34 gene encoding uncharacterized protein cd34 translates to MAASIWKMNGFCRTITGVLLLCALLSSSEVTYQTATSTAGPNNGTNGSTTATRTTAGLQLSTLQWNEPSGGSPTSAATPAVVTMNKSNNEDRGSSVDTNGTFSNNTTPIHPIVSEVKCVGKGEIKSGVKDKVTETKDCLGSTNVEIPPSSGSSVFVGILVTGLLAALAIIVGYFKCQQRPDTKGAKLEEEAYPVDQENQGNTLASEAPLNPPQETQEKPSINGESPEAVKTETSPPTNGHSTAKTADTEL